In Chaetodon trifascialis isolate fChaTrf1 chromosome 6, fChaTrf1.hap1, whole genome shotgun sequence, one DNA window encodes the following:
- the tmed7 gene encoding transmembrane emp24 domain-containing protein 7 has translation MYGSFRVLLQVLWAQLLCGWVLGSELTFELPDNAKQCFYEDIIIGTKCTLEFQVVTGGHYDVDCRLEDPDGTTLYKEMKKQYDSFTFTAAKNGTYKFCFSNEFSTFTHKTVYFDFQVGDDPPLFPNENRVTALTQMESACVSIHEALKSVIDYQTHFRLREAQGRSRAEDLNTRVAFWSIGEAIILLVVSISQVVLLRSFFSDKKTTTTRVGS, from the exons ATGTACGGATCCTTTCGGGTGCTGTTGCAGGTGCTGTGGGCCCAGCTTCTGTGTGGGTGGGTGCTGGGCTCCGAGCTAACTTTTGAGCTGCCAGACAACGCCAAGCAGTGTTTCTACGAGGATATCATCATCGGCACAAAGTGTACACTCGAGTTTCAG GTGGTGACCGGTGGCCATTATGATGTGGACTGTCGTTTGGAGGACCCAGATGGCACTACACTCTACAAGGAAATGAAGAAGCAATATGACAGTTTTACCTTCACAGCTGCCAAGAATGGCACCTACAAGTTCTGCTTCAGTAATGAGTTCTCCACTTTCACACACAAGACGGTTTACTTTGACTTCCAGGTCGGCGATGACCCTCCACTTTTCCCCAATGAGAACAGAGTCACTGCTCTCACCCAG ATGGAATCAGCCTGCGTGTCCATCCATGAGGCCCTGAAGTCTGTCATTGACTACCAGACACACTTCCGCCTCCGCGAGGCCCAGGGACGCAGTCGGGCAGAGGACCTCAACACCCGTGTTGCATTCTGGTCCATTGGAGAAGCCATTATCCTTCTGGTGGTCAGCATCAGTCAGGTGGTCCTGCTGAGAAGCTTCTTCTCTGACAAGAAGACCACTACAACACGCGTTGGATCGTAA
- the fem1c gene encoding protein fem-1 homolog C, producing the protein MDLKTAVFNAARDGKLRLLQKLLENKDGHEVTKLMGEKTNGATPLLMASRYGHLDLVEYLLECCSAPVEVGGSVNFDGETIEGAPPLWAASAAGHLKVVQSLLGHGASVNSTTLTNSTPLRAACFDGHLDIVKYLVEHKADLEVANRHGHTCLMISCYKGHKDIAQYLLEKGADVNRKSVKGNTALHDCAESGSLEIMRMLLQYGASMEQDGYGMTPLLSASVTGHTNIVDDLTTHEQTSHMERIDALELLGATFVDKKRDLLGALKYWKRAMDLRYMDSNNIVHKPEPKQLIMAYDYAREVTNGEELDGLISDPDEMRMQALLIRERILGPQHPDTSYYIRYRGAVYADSGNFERCINLWKYALDMQQSNLDPLSPMTASSLLSFAELFSFMLQDRAKGLLGTSVSFEDLMGILSKSVLEIERAVKQNGPMPPDPAQLSKALSIILHLICLLEKVPCTAEQDHFKKETIYRFLKLQPCGKNGYSPLHLAVDRNTTCVGRYPVCKFPSLTVASILLECGADVNSRDEDDNSPLHIAASNGHPDIMNLLISCGTHFDSTNAFQQTACDLLDEKELSRNVIQPINHTTLQCLAARAIIKHSLDYRGNIPEKLEAFVLLHR; encoded by the exons ATGGATTTAAAGACAGCGGTTTTTAACGCAGCCAGGGACGGTAAGCTCCGTCTGCTTCAGAAACTGTTGGAGAACAAAGATGGACACGAGGTAACCAAGTTGATGGGCGAGAAGACAAACGGGGCCACCCCGCTCCTGATGGCCTCCCGGTACGGCCACCTGGACCTGGTAGAGTACCTGCTGGAGTGCTGTAGTGCTCCTGTTGAGGTCGGTGGGTCGGTAAATTTTGACGGGGAGACCATCGAAGGAGCACCCCCTCTCTGGGCCGCCTCGGCGGCAGGTCACCTGAAGGTGGTCCAGTCCCTGCTGGGCCACGGAGCATCTGTCAACAGCACGACACTCACCAACTCTACACCCCTGAGAGCAGCCTGTTTTGACGGTCACCTGGACATTGTGAAATACTTGGTGGAGCACAAAGCTGACCTGGAAGTGGCCAACAGACATGGCCACACGTGTCTTATGATTTCCTGCTACAAAGGACACAAGGATATAGCGCAGTACTTGCTGGAAAAAGGTGCAGATGTCAACAGAAAAAGTGTAAAAG GCAACACAGCACTTCATGACTGTGCAGAGTCGGGCAGTCTGGAGATCATGCGTATGTTACTGCAGTATGGAGCATCCATGGAGCAGGACGGCTACGGCATGACGCCCTTACTCTCTGCCAGTGTCACAGGCCACACTAACATCGTAGATGATCTGACAACGCACGAACAG acaaGCCACATGGAACGCATTGATGCCCTGGAGCTTTTGGGAGCCACGTTTGTTGACAAGAAGAGAGATTTGCTTGGTGCTTTAAAATACTGGAAGAGAGCTATGGATCTCAGGTATATGGACAGTAACAACATCGTCCATAAACCTGAACCCAAGCAGCTGATCATGGCTTATGACTACGCCAGGGAG GTAACAAACGGAGAAGAGCTGGACGGGCTGATATCTGACCCGGATGAGATGCGCATGCAGGCACTGCTCATCCGTGAGAGAATCCTTGGCCCACAGCATCCAGACACATCTTACTATATCCGTTACAGAGGCGCTGTCTACGCCGACTCTGGGAACTTTGAGCGCTGTATCAACCTGTGGAAATATGCGCTGGACATGCAGCAGAGCAACCTGGACCCCCTCAGCCCCATGACAGCCTCCAGCCTGCTGTCATTCGCTGAACTCTTCTCGTTCATGCTGCAGGACAGGGCCAAGGGGCTTCTGGGGACATCGGTGTCATTTGAGGACTTGATGGGCATTCTTTCCAAGAGCGTGTTGGAGATTGAGCGGGCAGTTAAACAAAATGGGCCAATGCCTCCTGACCCTGCCCAGCTCAGCAAGGCCCTGTCAATCATCCTGCAcctcatttgtcttttagagaaGGTGCCGTGTACTGCAGAGCAGGACCACTTCAAGAAGGAAACTATCTATAG ATTCCTGAAGCTCCAACCATGTGGTAAGAACGGCTACAGTCCACTACATCTGGCAGTCGACCGCAACACCACCTGCGTGGGCCGCTATCCCGTCTGCAAGTTCCCATCCCTCACAGTCGCTTCCATCCTTCTCGAGTGTGGGGCAGATGTTAACAGCCGCGATGAAGACGACAAcag TCCTCTCCACATTGCCGCGTCCAATGGTCACCCTGACATCATGAACTTGCTGATTTCATGCGGGACTCACTTTGACAGCACCAATGCCTTCCAGCAAACAGCCTGCGACCTCCTGGATGAGAAGGAGCTGTCTAGGAATGTGATCCAGCCCATAAACCACACCACGCTGCAGTGCCTAGCCGCCAGGGCTATTATCAAGCACAGCCTCGACTACCGGGGAAACATCCCAGAGAAACTAGAGGCCTTCGTCTTGCTCCACAGATAA
- the LOC139332526 gene encoding RNA-binding protein MEX3B-like, with the protein MPSSTSLLEADEGESEVPPPLMHAFAGMGLEEHHGTQSQNPEQADESLSFHHPRQLQAVSHFNLLGTVLDLKPLPLHRPPSGDEVNITAAPEDEEPEVVADSSGCTGSSLLAQAHLHRHLPSGPGGSAMPSGMEPPHVETVLLYNGDERDDTVAGGSAIPPASSLAMLPSGVYGESGYEAEPSLLCRRKSVNTTECVAVPSSEHVAEIVGRQGCKIKALRAKTNTYIKTPVRGEQPVFVVTGRKEDVAMAKREILSAAEHFSLIRASRNKTGPLSAVTGPGTPSLPGQTTIQVRVPYRVVGLVVGPKGATIKRIQQQTHTYIVTPSRDKEPVFEVTGMPENVDRARDEIEAHIALRTGTCGGIEAPGVDNNDFQFNGTDVSFDTAATPVGLGEAGWLHAGASSPGGGGGGGSGSLLPMSVNSTQRINSNINSGIRMSSTYRNDSSSSLGSGSSSVDSFHGSGNGNRMADFSPTGAFNANANNNNNSNGGSASFWFGESLLPVGSEELVTLGGGGSSSGFDPLTISTAQTAHPGAQPHIWSPFVDHQPLQAFDARQPQTSQPGTPRLSPTFSGTEALEHPQAQRVHRGPLSSAGTLDAHRFPSYSSAFSSSSESTASSSSPPESSLSYRPGLGSAVRGQEICVHCMDNQVIAALVPCGHNLFCLDCATNICQGPDAVCPVCLSPVTQAIQLRNM; encoded by the exons ATGCCTAGTAGCACGTCTTTGCTAGAGGCCGACGAGGGAGAGTCCGAGGTCCCGCCGCCGCTAATGCACGCTTTCGCCGGTATGGGCCTTGAGGAGCACCACGGCACCCAGAGCCAGAATCCCGAACAAGCAGATGAGAGCCTTTCCTTTCACCACCCGCGCCAGCTCCAAGCGGTGTCTCATTTCAACCTCCTCGGTACAGTCTTAGATTTGAAACCGCTGCCTCTGCATCGACCGCCCTCGGGAGATGAAGTGAACATAACGGCAGCGCCCGAGGACGAGGAGCCAGAAGTTGTAGCCGACTCCTCGGGCTGCACCGGTAGCTCGTTGCTAGCGCAGGCCCACCTCCACCGTCACCTCCCATCAGGGCCGGGTGGCTCCGCGATGCCGTCCGGGATGGAGCCGCCGCACGTCGAGACGGTCTTGTTATACAACGGAGACGAGCGGGATGATACTGTGGCCGGCGGCAGTGCCATACCACCGGCTAGCAGCTTGGCAATGCTACCGTCCGGCGTGTACGGGGAGTCGGGCTACGAGGCCGAACCTTCGCTGTTGTGTCGGCGAAAGAGCGTCAACACAACCGAGTGCGTGGCCGTGCCGAGCTCCGAGCACGTCGCGGAGATTGTCGGCAGGCAGG GCTGTAAGATCAAGGCACTTCGAGCTAAGACCAATACATACATTAAGACACCAGTGAGGGGAGAGCAGCCTGTCTTTGTTGTGACAGGGCGCAAAGAAGATGTGGCTATGGCTAAGAGGGAGATCCTGTCTGCAGCCGAGCACTTCTCCCTCATCAGAGCCTCTCGGAACAAGACGGgccctctgtctgctgtcaccGGCCCAGGGACCCCCTCTCTACCtggacagacaaccattcag GTGCGGGTACCATATCGTGTTGTAGGACTGGTCGTGGGTCCCAAAG GAGCAACCATCAAACGTATTCAACAACAGACCCACACTTACATCGTAACGCCGAGTCGTGACAAAGAGCCTGTGTTCGAGGTCACCGGGATGCCGGAGAATGTGGATCGGGCCAGGGATGAGATCGAGGCGCACATTGCCCTTCGCACAGGAACCTGCGGAGGCATTGAGGCTCCCGGTGTAGACAACAATGACTTTCAATTCAACGGAACAGACGTCAGCTTTGACACGGCTGCAACACCAGTTGGGTTGGGGGAGGCTGGGTGGCTTCATGCTGGTGCATCATCaccaggtggtggtggtggtggcggcagTGGCAGCTTGCTGCCAATGAGTGTCAACAGTACTCAGCGAATCAATAGCAATATTAACAGTGGTATCAGGATGTCTTCCACCTACCGCAACGACAGCTCCAGTTCCCTGGGCAGCGGCTCCAGCTCAGTTGATTCTTTCCACGGCAGTGGGAATGGAAACCGGATGGCAGATTTCAGCCCGACCGGTGCGTTTAATGCCAAtgctaacaacaacaacaacagcaatggTGGCAGTGCAAGTTTCTGGTTTGGCGAGAGCCTTCTTCCTGTGGGGTCTGAGGAGCTGGTTACCCTGGGAGGTGGGGGCTCTTCATCAGGATTTGACCCACTTACCATATCCACTGCCCAAACCGCGCACCCTGGTGCACAGCCACACATTTGGAGCCCCTTTGTAGACCACCAACCCCTCCAGGCCTTTGATGCTCGTCAGCCTCAG ACCAGTCAGCCTGGGACGCCCCGGCTCTCTCCAACATTCTCTGGGACAGAAGCCTTGGAACACCCTCAGGCCCAGCGTGTTCACCGAGGGCCCCTCAGCTCAGCCGGGACCCTCGATGCCCACAGGTTCCCCTCTTACAGCTCGGCCTTCTCCTCTTCCAGCGAAAGCaccgcctcctcttcctcccctcctgaaTCGTCCCTCTCCTATCGGCCGGGGCTCGGATCAGCAGTCAGAGGACAGGAGATATGTGTCCACTGTATGGATAACCAGGTGATCGCTGCCTTGGTTCCCTGCGGCCATAACCTCTTCTGTCTAGATTGTGCCACCAACATATGCCAGGGTCCAGATGCTGTCTGCCCTGTGTGCCTGTCCCCGGTTACACAGGCCATTCAGCTACGTAATATGTGA